The following proteins come from a genomic window of Acidobacteriota bacterium:
- a CDS encoding transcription elongation factor GreA: MKARLLKKFEDELAQLNLELKTELPREIKRARELGDLRENAEYHAAKERQRLVEARISMLQKRVGEISMMNLDRIPRGRVGFGSSVHLREDGGTEAVYQLVMPEDADAEKGWISTASPIGRALLNREEGDEVEVRTPNGTRRFEITRLSTIHDDAE, encoded by the coding sequence ATGAAAGCACGCCTGCTCAAGAAATTCGAAGACGAACTGGCCCAGCTCAATCTCGAGCTGAAGACGGAGCTGCCGCGCGAAATCAAGCGCGCCCGCGAACTTGGCGACCTGCGCGAAAACGCGGAATACCACGCCGCCAAGGAACGGCAGCGGCTCGTCGAGGCCCGCATCTCGATGCTGCAGAAACGCGTGGGGGAGATCTCGATGATGAATCTCGATCGCATCCCGCGCGGCCGCGTCGGCTTCGGCAGCAGCGTCCACCTGCGCGAGGACGGGGGGACGGAAGCCGTCTACCAGCTCGTCATGCCCGAAGACGCCGACGCCGAGAAGGGCTGGATCTCCACGGCGTCGCCGATCGGCCGCGCGCTCCTCAACCGCGAGGAGGGTGACGAGGTCGAGGTTCGCACGCCCAACGGCACACGCCGCTTCGAGATCACGCGCCTGTCCACGATCCACGACGACGCCGAATGA
- a CDS encoding trypsin-like peptidase domain-containing protein, giving the protein MSRPVLFTAITAMLALACFAIGSYWGARHALASDTRIDTLRSELASLRRNDVARATGTSGRGDAVSAALSEEVRSTMVADIKKQLQAEMGLLPLQLLKSRKESFVELYSYDDRGGSSYGTAGYLGGGYFITVKHAVVALDGKPGSSAGFDDTRDGRKISSIKLMYRGRALRARVVDHGDATAEVDPGDWAVLKVQDQVDLPALTVDLSYPYDFADPIFRLGNDYSKGIILSTGYVGQRTGNDLVTCLTDGHPGVSGGGVLNREGALVGIPVGRMQGDYRFSFILPLRAEMFRRVPDVKIAELMAN; this is encoded by the coding sequence ATGTCGCGACCGGTGTTGTTCACGGCCATCACTGCGATGCTCGCGCTCGCGTGCTTCGCGATTGGAAGTTACTGGGGCGCGCGCCACGCGCTCGCCAGCGATACGCGCATCGACACGCTGCGGAGCGAGCTGGCGTCGCTGCGCAGGAACGACGTGGCGCGGGCGACCGGCACCAGCGGCCGTGGCGACGCGGTGTCCGCCGCCCTCAGCGAAGAAGTCCGTTCGACGATGGTGGCCGACATCAAGAAGCAGTTGCAGGCCGAGATGGGCCTGCTGCCGTTGCAGCTGCTCAAGTCGCGGAAGGAGAGCTTCGTCGAGCTGTACTCGTACGACGATCGCGGCGGCAGCAGCTACGGGACGGCCGGGTATCTGGGCGGGGGATATTTCATCACCGTGAAGCACGCGGTCGTGGCGCTCGACGGAAAGCCGGGCAGTTCCGCCGGTTTCGATGACACGCGAGACGGCCGGAAGATCTCATCGATCAAACTGATGTACCGCGGCCGTGCGCTGCGCGCGCGCGTGGTCGACCACGGCGACGCGACGGCCGAAGTCGACCCGGGCGATTGGGCCGTGTTGAAGGTCCAGGACCAGGTGGACCTGCCGGCGTTGACCGTCGATCTGAGTTACCCGTACGACTTTGCCGACCCCATCTTCCGCCTCGGCAACGACTATTCGAAGGGCATCATCCTGTCCACTGGTTACGTGGGGCAGCGCACGGGCAACGACCTGGTGACATGCCTGACCGATGGTCATCCCGGGGTGTCTGGCGGTGGAGTGCTCAATCGCGAGGGCGCGCTGGTTGGCATTCCGGTCGGCCGGATGCAGGGGGACTACCGGTTCTCGTTCATCCTCCCACTGCGTGCCGAGATGTTCCGGAGGGTGCCGGACGTCAAGATTGCGGAGCTGATGGCGAACTGA
- a CDS encoding aminotransferase class I/II-fold pyridoxal phosphate-dependent enzyme, with protein sequence MKRSTSLIRPKKPTDPAAPLIEPIYETTTYVFESAEQVRQYSEGALKKFLYSRYENPTVVAVEQRLAQAEDAAEALVFSSGMAATATALMALLKAGDEVVCSAAIYGGTLHLLHDLLSRFGITTRFATLDELQQPASLLGARTRLLWFESPINPTLRCLDIRAIAGACRANGVLSAIDNTFASPVNQQPLSHGVDLVMHSATKYLNGHSDVTAGVIAGPAELVQRVGRTRRLLGTILDPHPAYALGRGLKTLQVRVERQNANAMAVARWLEQDRRVSHVYYPGLESHPDHDIARRQMTGFGGMVTIDLSGSYERAARLFDRLQVIQRAASLGGVESLCSLPVLTSQWGHTDEQLAQAGVTRGMARLSIGLEDPDDLIADLDQALA encoded by the coding sequence ATGAAGCGTTCCACGAGCCTGATCCGGCCGAAGAAGCCGACGGATCCGGCGGCGCCGCTCATCGAGCCGATCTACGAGACGACGACGTACGTGTTCGAGTCGGCCGAGCAGGTGCGCCAGTACTCCGAAGGCGCGCTCAAGAAATTTCTCTATTCGCGCTACGAAAACCCCACCGTCGTCGCTGTCGAGCAGCGGCTGGCGCAGGCGGAGGACGCGGCGGAGGCGCTGGTCTTCAGCTCGGGGATGGCGGCGACGGCGACGGCGCTGATGGCGCTCCTGAAGGCGGGCGACGAGGTGGTGTGCAGTGCCGCGATCTACGGCGGCACGCTGCACCTGCTGCACGATCTTCTCTCGCGGTTCGGCATCACCACGCGTTTCGCGACGCTCGACGAGCTGCAGCAGCCGGCATCGCTGCTCGGCGCGCGCACGAGGCTCCTCTGGTTCGAATCGCCGATCAACCCGACGCTCCGCTGCCTGGATATCCGGGCGATCGCCGGCGCGTGCCGCGCGAACGGGGTGCTCTCGGCGATCGACAACACGTTCGCGTCACCGGTCAACCAGCAGCCGCTGTCGCACGGCGTGGACCTGGTGATGCACAGCGCGACGAAGTACCTCAACGGGCACAGCGACGTGACGGCCGGCGTCATCGCCGGCCCCGCGGAGCTCGTTCAGCGCGTGGGGCGCACGCGGCGGCTGCTCGGCACGATCCTCGATCCGCATCCCGCGTACGCGCTGGGCCGCGGGCTGAAGACGCTGCAGGTCCGCGTGGAGCGGCAGAATGCGAACGCGATGGCTGTCGCACGCTGGCTCGAGCAGGACCGCCGCGTGTCGCACGTGTACTATCCCGGCCTCGAGTCGCATCCCGACCACGACATCGCGCGGAGGCAGATGACCGGGTTCGGCGGCATGGTGACGATCGATCTGTCGGGCAGCTACGAACGCGCCGCGCGGCTGTTCGATCGCCTGCAGGTGATCCAGCGCGCGGCCAGTCTCGGCGGGGTCGAAAGCCTCTGCAGCCTCCCCGTGCTGACATCGCAGTGGGGCCACACCGACGAGCAGCTCGCGCAGGCGGGGGTCACGCGCGGGATGGCGCGGTTGTCGATCGGGCTCGAGGATCCGGACGATCTCATCGCCGACCTGGATCAGGCGCTCGCCTAA
- a CDS encoding replication-associated recombination protein A, with the protein MNNLFGEGEPSPQKHRDKPAAHSESAPSPLAERMRPATLDEVVGQDTILAPGRPLREAIERDTLQSIILWGPPGTGKTTIARLIATATKADFVAFSAVLSGVKEIRAVMERAEETRRRLARRTILFVDEIHRFNKAQQDAFLHHVEAGHIVLIGATTENPSFEVNSALLSRSKVFVLQPLDKTALIAILHRALVDSERGLGALRPRVDAEAAQAIALYANGDARIALGTLELAVSVASAKGSVHEKGANSGSDPEVTVGVVAGVVQNRMLLYDRAGEEHYNLVSALHKSMRNSDPDAAVYWLARMLEAGEDPLYVARRLVRFASEDVGNADPQALSIAVAAKDAVHFIGMPEGNTALAQAAIYLATAPKSNAVYRAYLGAAESAGRETAEPVPLHLRNAPTRLMKDLNYGKDYQYAHDNPDAVTDMSCLPPSQHGRRYYEPVERGFEREIRKRMEYWETLKRSATRGQRSGTPEASDE; encoded by the coding sequence ATGAACAATCTCTTCGGCGAAGGCGAACCATCCCCCCAGAAGCATCGCGACAAGCCCGCAGCCCATTCCGAATCAGCGCCGTCACCACTGGCCGAGCGGATGCGGCCGGCGACACTCGATGAGGTGGTCGGGCAGGACACGATCCTCGCCCCTGGCCGGCCGCTGCGGGAAGCGATCGAGCGAGACACGCTCCAATCGATCATTCTTTGGGGCCCACCGGGCACGGGAAAGACCACCATCGCGAGGCTGATTGCGACCGCGACGAAGGCCGACTTCGTCGCGTTCAGCGCGGTGTTATCGGGCGTCAAGGAAATCCGCGCCGTCATGGAGCGGGCCGAAGAGACCCGCCGGCGGCTGGCTCGTCGCACGATTCTCTTCGTGGATGAAATTCACCGTTTCAACAAGGCTCAGCAGGACGCCTTCCTTCACCACGTTGAGGCCGGCCACATCGTCCTTATCGGGGCAACGACCGAAAATCCATCCTTCGAGGTCAATTCCGCGCTGCTGTCGCGCTCGAAAGTGTTCGTGCTGCAGCCTTTGGACAAGACCGCCCTCATCGCGATTCTGCATCGGGCGCTGGTGGATTCTGAGCGCGGGCTTGGGGCGCTGCGACCACGGGTGGATGCCGAAGCGGCGCAGGCTATCGCATTGTATGCGAACGGAGACGCCCGGATTGCGCTGGGCACGCTGGAACTGGCGGTCAGTGTCGCATCGGCAAAAGGGTCAGTCCACGAAAAGGGTGCGAATTCGGGATCTGACCCCGAAGTGACGGTTGGGGTGGTGGCGGGGGTGGTGCAGAACAGGATGCTGCTCTATGACAGGGCGGGGGAGGAACACTACAACCTGGTCTCGGCGCTGCACAAGTCGATGCGAAACAGCGATCCGGACGCAGCCGTGTACTGGCTGGCGCGAATGCTGGAAGCAGGCGAAGACCCCCTGTACGTGGCGCGACGCCTGGTGCGGTTTGCCTCGGAGGACGTCGGCAACGCCGATCCGCAGGCGCTGAGCATCGCCGTGGCCGCCAAAGATGCCGTGCACTTCATCGGCATGCCCGAAGGCAACACGGCCCTCGCCCAGGCGGCCATCTACCTCGCAACCGCGCCCAAGAGCAACGCCGTCTACCGCGCGTATCTCGGCGCGGCCGAATCCGCCGGTCGCGAGACCGCCGAACCCGTGCCCCTGCACCTCCGCAACGCACCGACGCGCTTGATGAAGGATCTCAACTACGGGAAGGACTACCAGTACGCCCACGACAACCCGGACGCCGTGACCGACATGTCGTGCCTGCCGCCATCACAGCACGGACGCCGGTACTACGAGCCAGTCGAGCGGGGCTTCGAGCGGGAGATCCGGAAGAGGATGGAGTACTGGGAAACGCTGAAGAGGTCGGCTACCAGAGGCCAAAGGTCGGGTACGCCAGAAGCCTCTGACGAATAG
- a CDS encoding RNA methyltransferase — translation METIASRHNAVVKAFRGLARRRGENGQVLLDGEHLVTEALQAGVRITTAALAARVLTRVADANEASVGRLAERLKAHGARVLSVSESLMAAMSPVQTPSGIVAIAEMSPPPLERVMDGSVPLVAVLAGVQDPGNLGAVIRTAEAAGATGLVACTPSADPYGWKALRGAMGSTFRLPVSERVALHDALLAARRRGLIIAAAVPRGGAPMHEFDFRRRLAFMLGGEGPGLSDRELDHADERVTIPMRPPVESLNVAVSAAVILYEACRQRGVRSRNHTFFVG, via the coding sequence ATGGAAACCATCGCGAGCCGGCATAATGCCGTCGTCAAGGCGTTTCGGGGGCTTGCGAGGCGTCGCGGCGAGAACGGCCAGGTGCTCCTCGACGGTGAACATCTGGTGACCGAAGCCCTGCAGGCCGGCGTCAGAATCACCACGGCCGCGCTGGCCGCGCGCGTGCTCACGCGCGTGGCGGATGCCAACGAAGCGAGTGTCGGCCGGCTGGCGGAACGCCTCAAAGCGCATGGCGCGCGGGTGTTGTCCGTCAGCGAGAGCCTCATGGCCGCCATGAGCCCCGTCCAAACGCCGTCGGGCATCGTCGCGATTGCCGAGATGTCCCCGCCGCCGCTCGAGCGGGTGATGGACGGCTCCGTGCCGCTCGTGGCCGTCCTGGCTGGCGTGCAGGATCCGGGCAACCTCGGCGCGGTGATCAGGACGGCTGAAGCGGCTGGCGCGACCGGTTTGGTCGCCTGCACCCCCTCGGCGGATCCGTACGGTTGGAAGGCTCTGCGAGGGGCTATGGGCAGTACGTTCCGCTTGCCGGTGTCGGAGCGCGTGGCTCTGCACGACGCGCTGCTGGCGGCACGCCGGCGGGGGTTGATCATTGCGGCCGCCGTCCCGCGCGGCGGCGCGCCGATGCACGAATTCGACTTCCGCCGCCGGCTCGCTTTCATGCTGGGCGGCGAGGGTCCGGGCCTGTCTGACCGCGAGCTCGATCACGCCGACGAGCGCGTGACCATCCCCATGCGGCCCCCCGTCGAGTCCCTGAACGTCGCCGTCTCCGCCGCCGTGATCCTGTACGAAGCCTGCCGCCAGCGTGGGGTCAGATCCAGAAATCACACGTTTTTCGTCGGCTGA
- a CDS encoding DHH family phosphoesterase, protein MIRTLGEVLVPTFEVEFLVENRTLVRRLHDDGFRLWTGDPRRLDTYLKADLSPSACVIIEDNGRRSVKRIIDAVRDAGGTLIYVLGTRTAARQPSNGKPDEDVTHLELADLLRPTLTTELSRSLTRAKVQQYQRYFADADRVLILLHNDPDPDALASGLALRNILRRTKTTAIIGAMQGVTRPENLRMANMLDIQVERVTADMLVGFERIATVDVQPHYFNGLFERVDLVIDHHPEQPGYSAVFKDIRPEYGSTSTILTEHLRAVDVNISERTATAMLYAIKSDTLFFSRHTNRSDLEAFTFLYPVADAALIRKMEGAEITLDRLEYVVRATQSGAHREQIFSAFLGDAPREDFITYTADFFLQLEDIKWTIISGVVNDALILSVRNLGYSRNAGEFVKKWFAEIGSAGGHRSMAKAVMPMARFREKFGDGDAAMISRTILDLADQFLREHVPAERKREVTKVSGF, encoded by the coding sequence GTGATTCGGACCCTCGGCGAGGTCCTCGTTCCCACCTTCGAGGTGGAATTCCTCGTCGAAAACCGCACGCTCGTGCGCCGGCTGCACGACGACGGGTTCCGGCTGTGGACCGGCGACCCGCGCCGGCTCGACACGTACCTGAAGGCCGACCTTTCCCCCAGTGCCTGCGTCATCATCGAGGACAACGGGCGCCGCAGCGTGAAGCGCATCATCGACGCGGTGCGCGACGCCGGGGGCACGCTCATCTACGTCCTCGGGACGCGGACCGCCGCCCGGCAGCCGTCGAACGGCAAGCCGGACGAGGACGTGACGCACCTGGAACTCGCCGACCTGCTGCGTCCCACGCTGACAACCGAGCTGAGCCGCTCGTTGACGCGCGCGAAAGTGCAGCAGTACCAGCGCTACTTCGCCGATGCGGACCGCGTGCTCATCCTGCTCCATAACGACCCGGATCCGGACGCGCTGGCGAGCGGGCTCGCGCTGCGCAACATCCTCCGCCGGACCAAGACGACCGCCATCATCGGCGCCATGCAAGGGGTGACCCGTCCGGAGAACCTGCGCATGGCGAACATGCTCGACATCCAGGTCGAGCGTGTGACGGCGGACATGCTCGTCGGCTTCGAGCGGATCGCGACGGTGGACGTGCAGCCGCACTACTTCAACGGGCTGTTCGAACGCGTCGATCTGGTGATCGACCATCATCCGGAACAGCCGGGGTACAGCGCGGTTTTCAAGGACATCCGGCCCGAATATGGCTCGACGTCGACCATTCTGACCGAGCACCTGCGCGCCGTGGACGTGAACATCTCGGAGCGGACCGCGACCGCGATGCTGTACGCGATCAAGTCGGACACGCTCTTCTTCTCGCGGCACACCAACCGGTCGGACCTCGAGGCGTTCACATTCCTGTACCCGGTCGCCGACGCCGCCTTGATTCGAAAGATGGAGGGGGCGGAAATCACGCTGGACCGCCTCGAGTACGTCGTGCGGGCCACGCAATCGGGGGCCCATCGCGAGCAGATCTTTTCCGCGTTTCTTGGCGATGCCCCGCGCGAGGATTTCATCACCTACACCGCAGACTTCTTCCTGCAGCTCGAAGACATCAAGTGGACGATCATCTCGGGCGTGGTGAACGACGCGCTGATCCTCAGCGTGCGCAACCTCGGGTACTCGAGGAACGCCGGCGAATTCGTGAAGAAGTGGTTTGCGGAGATCGGCAGCGCCGGCGGGCACCGGTCGATGGCGAAGGCCGTGATGCCGATGGCCCGCTTCCGCGAGAAGTTCGGCGACGGCGACGCCGCCATGATCAGCCGCACGATCCTGGACCTCGCCGATCAGTTCCTTCGCGAGCACGTCCCCGCCGAGCGGAAGCGCGAAGTCACCAAGGTCTCCGGGTTCTGA
- the mutL gene encoding DNA mismatch repair endonuclease MutL has product MAVIHRLPPELANQIAAGEVVERPASVVKELIENALDAEARRIAVTVELGGKKLIRVEDDGAGMDGEDARLALERHATSKIRRAEDLGAIVTLGFRGEALPSIASVSHFVLRTRARREGSGTEVRVNGGTVESVREIGAPEGTTIEVADLFYNLPARRKFLKSDSAESAQVSRLVTQLALGYPEVGFTLTSAGRTVIRCPPAQGSRERFFQLYGERPDLVELRKEAGGLRISGYIAALAEQGPVRGPQNVFVNRRIVRDRTIAHAIIEAYSNATIKERSPEVHLFIEMPPDRLDVNVHPTKAEVRFLEQSLVHGVWRRALGEALGQGPSPEFQFRAVSLPPSEPLAQSIPGVLAGASVASRWSAPGAAGSTGYPHWAPPAPAAAVAAATPVDATASIRPMIPLGQFRDTFIVAIDDEGVAIIDQHVAHERVLFEQVMERLSAGRLDSQRLLSPMLVDLSAAQRQALASHGEALARFGFEVEEFGGDSVRLCAVPALLDAAECESAIRALSDDLDELDRGSRVEDALRRIAATTACHAAVKANYPLTREKMQFILDELRRTAYSTVCPHGRPVVLRLTRREIERNFQRI; this is encoded by the coding sequence GTGGCTGTAATCCACCGGCTGCCACCGGAGCTGGCGAACCAGATTGCCGCGGGCGAGGTCGTCGAGCGTCCTGCGTCGGTGGTCAAGGAGCTCATCGAGAATGCCCTCGACGCCGAGGCCCGTCGCATCGCCGTCACCGTGGAGCTGGGCGGCAAGAAGCTGATCCGCGTCGAAGACGACGGCGCCGGCATGGACGGGGAGGACGCGCGGCTCGCGCTGGAGCGGCATGCGACGTCGAAGATCCGCCGCGCGGAGGACCTGGGCGCCATCGTCACGCTCGGCTTCCGGGGGGAGGCGCTGCCGAGCATCGCGTCCGTCTCGCACTTCGTCCTGCGCACGCGCGCCCGCAGAGAGGGCAGTGGCACCGAGGTGCGCGTCAACGGCGGGACGGTCGAATCGGTGCGCGAGATCGGGGCGCCGGAAGGCACGACCATCGAGGTCGCCGACCTCTTCTACAATCTGCCGGCGCGCCGCAAGTTTCTCAAGTCCGATTCGGCGGAGTCGGCGCAGGTCTCGCGGTTGGTCACACAGCTCGCCCTCGGGTATCCCGAAGTCGGGTTCACGCTCACCAGCGCCGGGCGGACGGTCATCCGGTGTCCCCCCGCGCAGGGATCGCGCGAGCGGTTCTTCCAGTTGTACGGCGAGCGTCCGGACCTGGTGGAGCTCCGCAAGGAGGCGGGCGGCCTGCGCATCAGCGGCTACATCGCGGCGCTGGCCGAGCAGGGGCCCGTGCGCGGCCCGCAGAACGTGTTCGTCAACCGCCGGATCGTCCGCGATCGCACGATCGCGCACGCGATCATCGAGGCGTACTCGAACGCCACGATCAAGGAGCGCAGCCCGGAGGTGCATCTCTTCATCGAGATGCCCCCGGATCGGCTGGACGTGAACGTCCACCCGACGAAGGCCGAAGTGCGCTTCCTGGAGCAGTCGCTCGTGCACGGGGTGTGGCGCCGCGCGCTCGGCGAGGCGCTGGGCCAGGGGCCATCGCCCGAGTTCCAGTTCCGGGCCGTGTCGCTGCCGCCCTCCGAGCCGCTCGCGCAGAGCATCCCGGGCGTGCTGGCCGGCGCGTCTGTGGCATCCCGGTGGAGTGCGCCGGGAGCCGCCGGCTCGACCGGCTATCCGCACTGGGCCCCGCCGGCGCCGGCGGCCGCCGTCGCGGCGGCAACGCCGGTGGATGCGACGGCATCCATCCGCCCCATGATTCCGCTCGGGCAGTTTCGAGACACGTTCATCGTTGCCATCGACGACGAGGGGGTGGCGATTATCGACCAGCACGTCGCGCACGAGCGCGTGCTCTTTGAGCAGGTGATGGAGCGACTGAGCGCCGGGCGGCTCGACAGCCAGCGGCTGCTGTCCCCGATGCTGGTGGATCTCTCAGCGGCCCAGCGCCAGGCGCTCGCCAGTCACGGCGAGGCGCTGGCGCGCTTCGGGTTCGAGGTTGAGGAGTTCGGCGGCGATAGCGTGCGTCTGTGCGCGGTGCCGGCTCTCTTGGATGCCGCAGAGTGCGAAAGCGCGATTCGCGCGCTCTCGGACGACCTCGACGAGCTCGACCGCGGATCCCGCGTGGAGGATGCCCTCCGTCGAATTGCCGCGACCACCGCTTGTCATGCAGCGGTCAAGGCGAACTATCCGCTCACACGCGAGAAGATGCAGTTCATTCTCGATGAACTGCGCCGGACCGCCTACTCCACGGTGTGCCCGCATGGCCGTCCTGTGGTCCTCCGCCTCACTCGGCGCGAGATCGAGCGCAACTTCCAGCGGATTTAA